Within Dysgonomonas sp. HDW5A, the genomic segment TTTAGACATAGACTAAAGCTAAAAAAGAATAATTAAATACTATTTAGCTAAAAGCTAAGTTAATACTTTTATAAACACATCAGTCAAGTAATAAAAAAGACCTATAGAATAATTTCCTTTTTCTTATCTTTGCACCTGCAAATTAAAAACTGAAAATGAATCAACATTCACTATTAGATAAACTAGAAGCCTTAGTTATACGTTTCGAAGAAATCGGTAAGTTAATTACCGATCCTAATGTTATATCAGATATGAAACGCTATGTGAAGCTGACTAAAGAATACCGTGATCTTGAAAAGATTGTAAATGCAAGAAAAGAATATATTCAAGTACTAACCAGTATATCTGAGGCCAAAAGTATACTTGACAATGAGTCAGATGCCGAATTACGCGAAATGGCTAAGGAGGAATTAGAAGTAAGCAATTCCAGATTACCTATACTTGAAGAAGAGATAAAGCTTTTGCTCGTACCTGCAGATCCTCAAGATAATAAAAATGCAATCGTTGAAATTCGAGGAGGAACAGGTGGAGACGAGGCTGCAATTTTTGCAGGAGACCTTTATCGCATGTATCAGAAATACAGCGAAACAAAGGGCTGGAAAACCGAAGTTACAAGCCTGACAGAAGGAACTTCGGGAGGTTTTAAGGAAATTATATTTACTGTTTCGGGCGACAATGTATATGGTACGCTCAAATACGAATCGGGGGTTCATAGGGTTCAACGAGTTCCGGCAACAGAAACACAAGGTCGTGTACACACCTCTGCATCCACTGTAGCCGTATTACCTGAAGCTGAAGAATTTGATGTGGAAATAAAAGAATCAGACATACGAGTAGATACCTTTTGTGCATCTGGAAATGGAGGACAATCGGTAAATACAACATATTCTGCCATACGTATGGTTCATATTCCGACAGGGGTAACAGTTCAATGTCAGGATGAAAAATCGCAATTAAAAAATAGAGCCAAGGCTTTAATTGAGTTGCGTTCTCGTATATATAATATGGAATACCAAAAGTATATGGATGAGATAGCCTCCAAAAGAAAAACAATGGTTTCGACAGGTGATCGATCTGCAAAGATCAGAACATACAACTATTCTCAAGGACGTGTCACTGATCATAGAATAAATCTGACATTGTATAATCTTGCAGCCATTATGGATGGTGATATCCAGCAGATAATAGATCAATTGATTATTGCTGAGAATACAGAGCGATTAAAAGAAAGCGAATTATAAGGCCCTCTTTTTGATTACTTAGGTCAGTAGAAATTACAACCGATTGTTGTAATTAAATATTTACTGATACTTAAGAAATGTAACAACAATTATTTTCGTGAATTTAAAAGATATAAATACCAATGACAAAACAAGAACTTTTCGAAAACATAAAAAAGAAGCAGTCCTTCTTATGTGTAGGACTTGATACAGACTTAAAAAAGATTCCTGAGCACTTATTAGATGAAGAAGATCCAATATATGCATTCAATAAAGCAATTATTGATGCGACAGCTCCTTATTGTGTAGCATATAAACCCAATACTGCTTTTTATGAAAGTATTGGTATAAAAGGGATCTGGGCATTGGAAAAAACAATTGAATATATCCGCACTAAATATCCGGATCAGTTTATTATCCTGGATGCCAAACGTGGAGATATCGGTAATACATCTGAAATGTATGCTAAGTCTGCTTTTGAGCATCTGAAGGCAACTGCCATAACAGTTGCACCTTATATGGGAGAAGATAGTGTTAGCCCTTTCCTCAATTATCCTAAAAAATGGGTTATTTTACTTGCTTTAACTTCAAATAAAGGGTCACAGGATTTCCAACTATTAGAAGATTCAAAAGGTGAAAGGTTATTTGAAAAAGTACTCAAGAAATCACAGCAATGGGGTACTGACGAACAATTAATGTATGTAGTCGGGGCAACTCAAGGATCTATGTTTGCTGATATACGTAAACATGCACCTAATCACTTCCTACTGGTTCCGGGAGTTGGAGCACAAGGTGGTTCTTTAGAGGAGGTTGTTAAGTATGGAATGAATAAAGAATGTGGTTTACTAGTAAACTCATCTCGTGCTATTATATATGCTGACAAAAGCGAGAGTTTTGCATCGGCTGCTACAAAAGAAGCTAAGAACATACAATCAGAAATGGCGAAATATCTACAAGATATTATCTAAAACCGATTATATTCTATCATAAAACTAAAAAGGAGAACAATATTTGTTCTCCTTTTTTATTCTTCAGATAAATTGTATATCAATAAACGTGACCATCTTCTTTCAAATCCTCACCTTTAAACTTCTTCTTTTCTAGAGATCCCCATGCATATATTATATATGCCAAAACAAATGGAACTAATATAGAAGCATATGACATCGCTACCAAAGTAAATTCACTCGATGATGAATTTTGAATGGTTAAAGAACTTTGCAAATCGGCAGTCGATGGGTAATAAGCTGTATTATTATATCCTGCAAGCAATAATAAAGTGCATACAGTAATAACAGTGCCCAAACCACTAAACCAAATACCACTAGCATAGCTTTCAGCAATTAGTGTACGAATTATACCATATAATACAAGTAATACACCCAGCAAGAAGAATATCCCTACTACGGGCATTTCTATCAGATTAATGAAATACTTATAATCTACCAAGCTGACAATTTTGGTTACAGGATCTACTGCAAAACCTTTTGATAAGAATGTCCATATAACAAAAGTCAAAAAGAATACCACAAAAGGAAGTGCATTGTATAATAAGAATTTACGAGAACGTGCAACCAAGTCCTGATCTGCCAATCTATTTATAAAGAATAAGCAAGCAAGAGTTCTCGCCAAGAAGAATACAGCAAGACCTAAACTCCAGTTTCTAAAATTAAGAAGAGCTTCAAGACCATGAAACGGATTTTGCCATTGACTGATAACTAAGCCAGTAACAGTATTTCCTCCCATAATTGTTATATTGCCTTTATTTACTAAAAAGTCTGAACCTGTAAAAAATGTAGCAACTGCTGCTCCTAATAAAAAAGTTCCAAATAAACCATTTATAAATAGAAACGACTGATAAGTAGTTCTTCCCCAAGTATTACCGGGTTTCGATTGATACTCATAGGATACGGCCTGAATTACAAAGCAAAGTAATATTAACATCCACACCCAATATGCTCCACCAAAACTTGTTGAATAGAACAAAGGAAACGATGCAAAAAAAGCACCTCCGAATGTTACTAGTGTAGTAAAGGTATACTCCCATTTACGTCCAAGTGCGTTCACTAATAAAAAACGATGTTGATCTGTCTTAGATAATGAAAAGAGCATAGATTGACCTCCTTGAACAAATAATAAAAATACTAAAAGTCCGGCCAACAGGCTTATCAGAAACCACCAATAGTGTTGTAAAAATGAATAATCAAGCATAGTGTTATATTTTATAAATTAAATAGAATCTCAGCTTAATCAGCTTTTGGTCCTTTTTTAATTTGATTCAACATGATACGAATTTCAGCAATTAATAATGCTGTAAACAACACAGCGAATATTATAAAGGTAGTTATTACCGAATTGGCACTTAACGCCGATATGGCAGCTTGTACCGGTAATACATCCTGAATAGTCCAAGGTTGACGACCAACTTCGGCAACTATCCATCCTGCCTGACTACATATATACGCCAATGGCACTGATAGAATTGAAAGCCATAGTAGCCATTTAGTATCTTCCAGTTTCTTTTTATAACTAAAGAACCAAAGTATAGCAAAAAATGCAATAAAGAAACCTCCAATATAAACCATGATGTGGAATGCCCAAAATACCATAGGAATATTAGGAACCAATTGGTCTGGAGTATCTAAGTACCCATAACCAAAGTACGGATAATTTTCCTTCAATTTAGCTTTATATTCTTGTGCAGCAGTTTCGTTGTTTTCTTTCTTTGCTGTTCTATAATCAGCGAGTGCTTGTATGGCCTGTTTGCCTCGTTCCTGCTTCTGTTCAAAAGACAATGCAACATCACCAGTCTGAGTTGTATAACCACCGTCAATAATATCTTTTATTCCGGGTACAAAAGCATCCATATTCCTATACCCTAATAAAGCCAGTGCATGTGGAATCTCCACTTTAAATATATAAGGGTCAACTCCATCGTTATATGATTTCTTGGCAGGGTTAGGCAATGCTACAGCAATAAGACCTGCCCCATTCTGCCCTTCATAAAGACCTTCCATAGCGGCTAATTTCATAGGCTGTTTTTGAGCTACCTGATAAGCCGATCCATCACCGGTCATTGCCGTAAGTAATACTGCAACTAATCCGAAGATCGAAGCAACCTTCATACTTTGTCTTGAAAACTCATGTTCTCTCTTTTTAAGCATATACCAGGCAGATACTCCTGCAACAAATGCAGCACCTAAAATCCAGCAAGAAACTACCGTGTGAAAGAATTTATTGATAGCGACCGGCGATAATGCTACAGCCCAGAAATCATTCATTTCATTTCTCACCGTATCCGGATTAAATTCCATTCCTATAGGATATTGCATCCATGCATTAGCGACAAGAATCCAAAGAGCCGATAATGTTGCACCTATGACAACCAACCAAGTCGAAGCTAGGTGCATCCCTTTACTTACCCTTGTCCAACCAAAAAACATAATAGAAATAAATGTAGCCTCCATAAAGAATGCCAACATACCTTCTATTGCTAAAGGTGCTCCAAAAATATCTCCGACAAACCAACTATAGTTAGACCAGTTTGTCCCAAATTGAAACTCCAGAATAAGACCCGTTGCAACACCAATTGCAAAGTTTACTCCGAAAATATTCATCCAAAATTTCGTTGTTTTCTTCCATTGCTCATTACCTGTACGTACATAGGCTGTTTCCATAATAGCCATTATAACGCCAAGACCTAATGTTAATGGAACAAACAACCAGTGATACATAGCAGTCAGAGCAAACTGACCTCTAGACCAATCAACTAATGATGCGTTCAATAATTCCATAAGATAGACATATTTAGTTATTCATATTTTTATTACTCGTTTACTTTCTTTGGATCAATTCTTCCCGCACATAATCAGCCTTTGAATCTGCATCTTGAAATTTAGAACTAAGAAAATTCGGAAAAAAGATTGGACGCAAGATCAAAAACATAATACACAACTTTATTATAACAAGAATCCAAAGAGTACGACCTAGAGTCATACTTTTGAAACCATCTCGAAACATGGTAAAGAAATTAAATTTTTGCCCACTCTTGTTCATTTTCATTTACATTTAAAAATTAATAAACTATACAGATAAGGCTTACAACAACCCGCAGTTATCTGATAATAATTACTGACTCACTCTTATCAGTATTTCCACATAAAAATCTGAGGCTCCGGCAATATAAGCTATAAGCAAAGCTATCAACCGGAGCTACAGAATATTTATTTTATATAGTTAGATACACCAATTATCATATGCTGATGTATAAGACCAATTTAAGCTAATTTGAATTAAGCATCACCACCTACAGGAGTAAAATCTCCTACCGGATTTTCGATATCAATTGCTCCATGAAGTCTCTCGTATTGACTGATATTATCACTCAATGCCAACATAAGCCTTTTAGCATGTTCTGGAGCTAAAATTACCCTTGACTTAACTTTTGCTTTTGGAACACCTGGAACTATTCTAATAAAATCAAGAACAAACTCTGATGAAGAATGTGTTATTATAGCCAAATTGGCATATGTACCTTGAGCTACGTCTTCTGTTAATTCAATTTGTATTTGATTTTCTTGATTCATCGTTTTCATTTTTTATTTTGTAGTAATTTTTTAGTCTTATGATATAGTCTTGTTAACATACCTTATACAAAGAAAAATAAAACTAACATAATGGCAAAATTTTTAGTAGTATTTTACCATATATAATTATAAGTTATTTATATAAACCATCAATAGGATCTATATTATCTATTTTTTCTGTAACTGACTGTATTTCTTGCAATTCCATTTTAGGTTTTCTTTTTCTTAAAGCAATCAATTGAGCAACTGTACCTATCACACCCAACCCCAGCATTATATAACGCATCTTACTTTCTGAATCGAAGACCAAAAAGGCTGTAATACAAACCATACACCACATCAAGCTAATAGAAAAAAGCCTTGCTTTCCAGCTTAATCCTGTTTCCATACGCTTAAGGTATTTTCCTGTAAGCTTATTTTCTTCCAACCGTTTATATAGTCGAGGTGAGCTTTTTGCATACAAAGCTCCGGTTAGCAAAATAAAAGGTGTAGTAGGTAATCCGGGTGTAAACAAGCCGCATAACCCTAAAATTAAACTAATAGTACCTAATGTGATAAATGTATATTTTTTCATGATCTATTAAAAACTAAAGACTATTTATAATCTCTATATCTTATTACAAAAATATCAATTCTTCGTTGGAATAGTCATTAGAACATGTTAAATCTTTTATATACAAAAAAACCTCTTCTGAAAAAATTCAAAAGAGGTTCTTCTTAAAATTATTGTTATATTATCTTACTCCATGCATCATTCGCAGAAGTATTTTATTCAAACAGATTAATGCTCCTCCACAAATAATAGCTCCTATGGCCAATACCTGATAAACAGAACCAGCCCCCAGCGAACTTGTTATAGACGAGATCCAACCACCAAGCAGATTTCCGAAAAATGAAGACAGCAACCATACCCCCATCAATAAAGATGCTAATTTAGGTGGAGCCAGCTTTGTTACGGTTGACAACCCTACCGGAGATAAACACAACTCGCCAATAGTATGTAATAAATATGTAAAGACAATCCACCACATACTTGCTTTAACGGCTGTATCAGCAATATCTCCCCCTCTTTGATGCGAAGCTCCTACCATAAACAGAAAACCTATACCAAGAAGCATAAGACCGGAACCCATTTTTACAGGGGTAGTTATCTTCTGTCCACTTTTTGAAGGCCAGAACATGGCAAATACAGGAGTCAATAATACTATGAAAAGAGGATTAATAGACTGAAACCACTCAGTAGGAATCATAAACCCACCTACATTTCTATCCAAAAATTTCTCGGTATACAATGTAAACGAAGAACCCGCTTGCTCAAAGCCTGCAAAAAAGAATATGGCAAAAAAGAAATAAATAAATATAGCAATAGTTCTTTGTTTATCTTGAGCAGTAAGAGGCGCTGTTTTGTGTTCAACTACTTGCCCTAGCTCTTCAATAGCTTCTTTTTCCTTTTTATCACCTACGGGTTTTAACCCCAATTCTCCTAAATATTTTTTAGACAATGTATTGAATAAAAGTTGACCGATAAGCATACCTATAGCAGCAGCTAAGAATCCATAACTATAACCATGACTTATAATTTTACCATCCAAGTCTTTTACTGCAAACCAATCATTAGCCAAAAGACCAACTACAAGCGGAGCGAAAAACGCACCAACATTGATCCCCATATAGAAAATGGAAAATGCAGAGTCTCGTTTAGCATCGCCCGGTTTATATAAGCCTCCAACTAAAGTAGATATATTGGGTTTAAAAAATCCATTACCTATAATCAATAGAAGCAAACCCGAAAAAAGTCCAAATTTAGAATGAAGCAAAAACAAGACCATTTGGCCTAAAAACATGGTAAAACCACCGATAGTTATCGCCTTTCTTTGTCCTAGATACTTATCGGCAAGCCACCCTCCTATCAATGGAGTAAAATAAACCAGTCCTGTAAAACCGCCATAAATTAATCCAGCGAAAGATTCGTCAAACCCGATACCTCCTTCTATAGCTGTCTTGGTTAGGTACAACATTAATATACCACGCATTCCATAATAAGAAAATCGCTCCCATAGTTCAGTAAAAAACAGAAGATACAATCCGACAGGATGTCCGAATACAGTTGTATTAGAAGGTAACTTAGTTTCAGTCATAGCTTAAAAATTCTCTAATTTATAATAAATTCTTTTATTTTACTTCTTGCATTAATTTTCTGACAATCGGAGAGACAATCAGAACAATAATACCTACAATCAAAGCATAAATAGCTAATTGTTGATATCCTCCTGTATATGAAAGGAGCTTCTCCATTAACGAAGCATTCTCATTGGGATTAGAAATACCTGCACCTATAATACCTGCCAGATATTGTCCGTATGCACTTGCTAAAAACCATAACCCCATCATCATTCCTGATAAATGTTTAGGCGATAAACTGGTTATCATAGATAAACCTATCGGCGACAAACATAGCTCAGCCAATGTCATAACAAAATAAGCACTGGCGAATATATTCAACGATGTTTTCCCATCAGGATCTGCAAATAAACGTGTACCATATAAAATATAATAAGAGCCCGCCAAAAGAAGAAAGCTAATCCCAAATTTAACGACAGTGTTTGGCTCAATTTTTTTCTTATTTAGCCAAACCCATAATAAACCTAGTAGTGGACTGAATAAAATGACAAAAAGTGCATTTGCCCCATTATTTACAATATTAGGATCAATATGAAAAAATAGAAGTGATGTTCTCAGATTCTCGTTTGCAAAAAGAGCAAGAGAACCTCCTGCTTGTTCAAACAGTGCGAAAAATACAATAGACAGAAGAATTAAAATCAATGCTGCCAAGAGCTTTTTTCGAGCTTCTTTTGTTGTAGTCTTAAACAATTGATAAAAGAAATAAAGTAGAGCTGCCGGACCGATTGTATACATAAAAAGATCTGTATACTCAGTGTTCTGAATCATCACATAAATTAATGGAATCGTCAGCAGGGCTATAATATAGACATATAATTCTCTCAGTTTTCGCTTGCTAGGTGCTAAATCCTTTAATGGACTGTCACCAATAGGTCCCAGATGCTTTTTGGTTAGTGTAAAGGTAATTAAACCTAACACCATCACAGCTCCTGCAGCCAAAAAGGCATAACTCCATGAATATCCTTTTCCTAACCAAACACAGATCGCTCCACCAAAAAATGCTCCTACATTTATACCTGAATAAAACATACTGAAACCGGCTTCTTTACGGGCATCGCCATCTTTATACAAGAAACCAACCATAGAAGATATATTCGGCTTAAAGAAACCTGTTCCTACAACAGATAGTGTAATACCTATATAAAAAAAATCGTGAGGTGCTATTGCTATCAGCAAGTTACCCACGATCATCATTATAGCTCCAAATGTCAAAGATTTTTTAAAACCCAGTATCTTATCGGCAAAAATACCTCCTAAAAAAGTAAAAGCATATACAAAGGCTTGTATTGCTCCATATTTCAAGTTGGCTTCTTTTGCATGAAGTGCCAATTGATCGACCATGAAAATTGTGAGGATTCCACGCATTCCATAAAAACAGAAACGCTCCCACATCTCAACTGTAAACAGATACCACAACTGTTTAGGATACTTACCCTCGAAATTTTGAATTTGCTCTAAGGTTAATTCTGCCGATTTTCCATCGGAGTTAGAGTTGTTTGATAGCTCAGACCGACCGAGCTCAGGTTCAGATGATTTCATTATCTAATAATAAATGCTTTTTTATATGACAAAAGTAAAAAAAATAATTGTATCTAATCTCATTTTGTCGTATATTATACTATTTACAGTCAAGAAGCTAATACTTTGTATTTATGGTTCATTCTTTTAATTTATTATAAACAGGTAATATTCAAAAGAATTATATCTTTACCTTTGATTTAAGGCCATACACAAAGAAATACTTAAAAAAATCAAAATAAAATCAGTAATCGGACATATAAACTTTATGGCATCATTTTTGTTTGGTATTATATAAAACAAATACTACAAATGATCAGATCAAGACTCTGATAAAATGTAGATAGTAGAAAACATCGAATAAAGGTAAAAAGATTATGGAAAATAATTTCTCACAAAGGGTTCGCAAGATCATGAACTATAGTCGTGAAGAAGCCGGACGTCTCCAAAACTCATATCTGGGACCTGAACATTTGATGCTTGGAATTCTTAGAAATGGGGAAGGATTGGCCATACAGGCATTAAGTGACTCCGGAATAGATTTGGATGATCTCAAATTAAATATCGATAGACATATTATAGAACAGCAAGATGTGTCTACAAGTAATAACAGTGAAATTGTATTAACCAAAGGAACTGAAAAAATACTTAAACTAAGTATTCTGGAAGCTCGATTGACCAAAAGTAAAGAAACAGATTCGGAACACTTACTTCTGGCAATATTAAAGGACAGCGAAAATATTGCTGCACGAGTTTTAGAAAATCAGAACTTTAATTACGCAGGAGCATTTATGTATATAAAAAATTTAGATGAAAACTTAGATAATGATTTGTCGCCTAAAATGGGGGCAGATTTTACTGACGACGACGATGATGATGCGTCAGAAGGTGCGTCATACCAAAATGTCAATACACAGCAACCACGTCAGTCATCCGATACACCGGTATTAGACAATTTCGGTTCGGATATGACAAAAGCTGCTATGGAGAACAAATTGGATCCTATAGTTGGTAGAGATAAAGAAATTGAAAGACTAGCCCAAATCT encodes:
- the prfA gene encoding peptide chain release factor 1, which encodes MNQHSLLDKLEALVIRFEEIGKLITDPNVISDMKRYVKLTKEYRDLEKIVNARKEYIQVLTSISEAKSILDNESDAELREMAKEELEVSNSRLPILEEEIKLLLVPADPQDNKNAIVEIRGGTGGDEAAIFAGDLYRMYQKYSETKGWKTEVTSLTEGTSGGFKEIIFTVSGDNVYGTLKYESGVHRVQRVPATETQGRVHTSASTVAVLPEAEEFDVEIKESDIRVDTFCASGNGGQSVNTTYSAIRMVHIPTGVTVQCQDEKSQLKNRAKALIELRSRIYNMEYQKYMDEIASKRKTMVSTGDRSAKIRTYNYSQGRVTDHRINLTLYNLAAIMDGDIQQIIDQLIIAENTERLKESEL
- the pyrF gene encoding orotidine-5'-phosphate decarboxylase encodes the protein MTKQELFENIKKKQSFLCVGLDTDLKKIPEHLLDEEDPIYAFNKAIIDATAPYCVAYKPNTAFYESIGIKGIWALEKTIEYIRTKYPDQFIILDAKRGDIGNTSEMYAKSAFEHLKATAITVAPYMGEDSVSPFLNYPKKWVILLALTSNKGSQDFQLLEDSKGERLFEKVLKKSQQWGTDEQLMYVVGATQGSMFADIRKHAPNHFLLVPGVGAQGGSLEEVVKYGMNKECGLLVNSSRAIIYADKSESFASAATKEAKNIQSEMAKYLQDII
- a CDS encoding cytochrome d ubiquinol oxidase subunit II produces the protein MLDYSFLQHYWWFLISLLAGLLVFLLFVQGGQSMLFSLSKTDQHRFLLVNALGRKWEYTFTTLVTFGGAFFASFPLFYSTSFGGAYWVWMLILLCFVIQAVSYEYQSKPGNTWGRTTYQSFLFINGLFGTFLLGAAVATFFTGSDFLVNKGNITIMGGNTVTGLVISQWQNPFHGLEALLNFRNWSLGLAVFFLARTLACLFFINRLADQDLVARSRKFLLYNALPFVVFFLTFVIWTFLSKGFAVDPVTKIVSLVDYKYFINLIEMPVVGIFFLLGVLLVLYGIIRTLIAESYASGIWFSGLGTVITVCTLLLLAGYNNTAYYPSTADLQSSLTIQNSSSSEFTLVAMSYASILVPFVLAYIIYAWGSLEKKKFKGEDLKEDGHVY
- a CDS encoding cytochrome ubiquinol oxidase subunit I yields the protein MELLNASLVDWSRGQFALTAMYHWLFVPLTLGLGVIMAIMETAYVRTGNEQWKKTTKFWMNIFGVNFAIGVATGLILEFQFGTNWSNYSWFVGDIFGAPLAIEGMLAFFMEATFISIMFFGWTRVSKGMHLASTWLVVIGATLSALWILVANAWMQYPIGMEFNPDTVRNEMNDFWAVALSPVAINKFFHTVVSCWILGAAFVAGVSAWYMLKKREHEFSRQSMKVASIFGLVAVLLTAMTGDGSAYQVAQKQPMKLAAMEGLYEGQNGAGLIAVALPNPAKKSYNDGVDPYIFKVEIPHALALLGYRNMDAFVPGIKDIIDGGYTTQTGDVALSFEQKQERGKQAIQALADYRTAKKENNETAAQEYKAKLKENYPYFGYGYLDTPDQLVPNIPMVFWAFHIMVYIGGFFIAFFAILWFFSYKKKLEDTKWLLWLSILSVPLAYICSQAGWIVAEVGRQPWTIQDVLPVQAAISALSANSVITTFIIFAVLFTALLIAEIRIMLNQIKKGPKAD
- a CDS encoding DUF4492 domain-containing protein; its protein translation is MKMNKSGQKFNFFTMFRDGFKSMTLGRTLWILVIIKLCIMFLILRPIFFPNFLSSKFQDADSKADYVREELIQRK
- a CDS encoding DUF3467 domain-containing protein; translated protein: MKTMNQENQIQIELTEDVAQGTYANLAIITHSSSEFVLDFIRIVPGVPKAKVKSRVILAPEHAKRLMLALSDNISQYERLHGAIDIENPVGDFTPVGGDA
- a CDS encoding YbaN family protein → MKKYTFITLGTISLILGLCGLFTPGLPTTPFILLTGALYAKSSPRLYKRLEENKLTGKYLKRMETGLSWKARLFSISLMWCMVCITAFLVFDSESKMRYIMLGLGVIGTVAQLIALRKRKPKMELQEIQSVTEKIDNIDPIDGLYK
- a CDS encoding peptide MFS transporter, with the translated sequence MTETKLPSNTTVFGHPVGLYLLFFTELWERFSYYGMRGILMLYLTKTAIEGGIGFDESFAGLIYGGFTGLVYFTPLIGGWLADKYLGQRKAITIGGFTMFLGQMVLFLLHSKFGLFSGLLLLIIGNGFFKPNISTLVGGLYKPGDAKRDSAFSIFYMGINVGAFFAPLVVGLLANDWFAVKDLDGKIISHGYSYGFLAAAIGMLIGQLLFNTLSKKYLGELGLKPVGDKKEKEAIEELGQVVEHKTAPLTAQDKQRTIAIFIYFFFAIFFFAGFEQAGSSFTLYTEKFLDRNVGGFMIPTEWFQSINPLFIVLLTPVFAMFWPSKSGQKITTPVKMGSGLMLLGIGFLFMVGASHQRGGDIADTAVKASMWWIVFTYLLHTIGELCLSPVGLSTVTKLAPPKLASLLMGVWLLSSFFGNLLGGWISSITSSLGAGSVYQVLAIGAIICGGALICLNKILLRMMHGVR
- a CDS encoding peptide MFS transporter; translation: MKSSEPELGRSELSNNSNSDGKSAELTLEQIQNFEGKYPKQLWYLFTVEMWERFCFYGMRGILTIFMVDQLALHAKEANLKYGAIQAFVYAFTFLGGIFADKILGFKKSLTFGAIMMIVGNLLIAIAPHDFFYIGITLSVVGTGFFKPNISSMVGFLYKDGDARKEAGFSMFYSGINVGAFFGGAICVWLGKGYSWSYAFLAAGAVMVLGLITFTLTKKHLGPIGDSPLKDLAPSKRKLRELYVYIIALLTIPLIYVMIQNTEYTDLFMYTIGPAALLYFFYQLFKTTTKEARKKLLAALILILLSIVFFALFEQAGGSLALFANENLRTSLLFFHIDPNIVNNGANALFVILFSPLLGLLWVWLNKKKIEPNTVVKFGISFLLLAGSYYILYGTRLFADPDGKTSLNIFASAYFVMTLAELCLSPIGLSMITSLSPKHLSGMMMGLWFLASAYGQYLAGIIGAGISNPNENASLMEKLLSYTGGYQQLAIYALIVGIIVLIVSPIVRKLMQEVK